A single window of Cytobacillus dafuensis DNA harbors:
- a CDS encoding ABC transporter ATP-binding protein translates to MNGNNQTVLEVKNISKWFPQRNSFFNLGEKKWVKSVDGVTFTLNEGEVLGVIGESGCGKSTLGKVLVQLESPTSGEIFLKGEPSTELMKRDSKIFRRNAQMVFQNPFDTFAPRHTIAKIMMRPLEIHNVGSSQEERYEICKSTLEKAGLRPADDYLERYPHELSGGQLQRISILRSMLLKPSFLVADEPVSMLDVSVRADIINMLINLKKENNTAMVFISHDIAAARYISDKIAVMYLGKIVEMGETDEVIQNPQHPYTKALISNCASIDISENEVPIRIDGEPPTPINPGPGCYFAKRCFKATEKCLESYPEYVQKGNDHTYSCFY, encoded by the coding sequence TTGAATGGAAACAATCAAACTGTGTTGGAAGTGAAAAATATTAGCAAATGGTTTCCACAAAGAAATTCATTCTTTAATTTAGGCGAAAAAAAGTGGGTTAAATCTGTTGATGGTGTAACCTTTACATTAAATGAAGGAGAAGTTCTTGGAGTGATTGGAGAGAGTGGGTGTGGGAAATCAACTTTAGGGAAAGTACTCGTTCAATTAGAAAGCCCAACGAGTGGTGAAATATTTCTAAAAGGAGAACCTTCTACAGAATTAATGAAAAGAGATTCTAAAATTTTTAGAAGGAATGCCCAGATGGTATTTCAAAATCCTTTTGATACATTCGCTCCAAGACATACAATTGCAAAAATCATGATGCGGCCATTGGAAATTCACAATGTTGGCTCGTCCCAGGAAGAAAGATATGAAATTTGTAAAAGTACTTTAGAAAAGGCAGGATTAAGACCCGCGGACGATTACTTAGAGAGATATCCCCACGAACTTTCTGGAGGGCAATTACAAAGAATTTCAATATTAAGGTCTATGTTGCTTAAGCCCTCCTTTTTAGTGGCAGATGAACCGGTATCTATGCTAGATGTTTCTGTTAGAGCTGATATTATTAATATGCTCATAAACCTTAAAAAGGAAAACAATACTGCAATGGTATTTATTAGTCATGATATTGCTGCTGCTAGATATATATCTGATAAAATCGCTGTTATGTATTTAGGTAAAATTGTTGAAATGGGAGAAACAGATGAAGTAATTCAAAATCCTCAACATCCTTATACGAAAGCATTAATTTCTAATTGCGCATCTATAGATATTAGTGAGAATGAGGTACCAATAAGAATAGATGGTGAACCGCCAACTCCTATTAATCCGGGTCCAGGATGTTACTTTGCAAAAAGATGTTTTAAAGCAACTGAAAAATGTTTAGAGTCATACCCGGAATATGTACAAAAGGGAAACGACCATACGTATAGCTGTTTTTATTAA
- a CDS encoding ABC transporter ATP-binding protein encodes MKVLEIKNLNVAYKNKEKQVFAVNNVSLSINEGDSVGIVGESGSGKSTLAMAILRLLPESSTEITGTIDYKGKDLLKMSTGEFNEIRWKELAVVFQKSMNGLSPIHKIGSQIEDIYRVHVPKISKQKVKEKILSLFKLVNLSERVYNLYPHELSGGMLQRVSIALSLIHQPPILILDEATTALDVVTQGQILSEIQKLEEKIKMTRIMITHDMSVVATACKKVVVMYAGKVMEVGKVQDVLLKPTHPYTQGLMKSFPSLKGEKTELRGIPGFMPNLADQNKGCIFAPRCSFAKEKCHKEVPKEIEITHGHFSACHIYGGDFN; translated from the coding sequence ATGAAGGTCCTGGAAATAAAAAATTTAAATGTGGCGTATAAAAATAAAGAAAAGCAAGTTTTTGCTGTTAATAATGTATCTCTTTCTATAAATGAAGGGGATTCAGTGGGAATTGTCGGAGAGAGCGGATCAGGAAAATCAACATTAGCAATGGCTATATTAAGACTTTTGCCAGAAAGCAGTACTGAAATAACTGGAACGATCGATTATAAAGGTAAAGATTTATTGAAAATGAGTACAGGTGAATTTAATGAGATTAGGTGGAAGGAACTAGCAGTTGTTTTCCAAAAATCAATGAATGGACTTAGTCCAATTCATAAAATTGGGAGTCAGATTGAGGATATATATCGTGTACACGTTCCTAAAATATCTAAACAAAAAGTAAAAGAGAAAATACTTTCTCTTTTTAAATTAGTAAATTTATCGGAAAGAGTCTATAATCTGTATCCACATGAATTATCTGGTGGGATGTTACAAAGGGTTTCAATTGCTCTTAGTCTAATTCATCAACCACCAATACTCATATTGGATGAAGCTACTACAGCCTTAGATGTCGTGACACAAGGTCAAATTTTAAGTGAAATTCAAAAATTAGAAGAAAAAATTAAGATGACTAGAATAATGATTACTCATGATATGTCTGTCGTTGCTACAGCTTGTAAAAAGGTTGTTGTAATGTATGCAGGAAAAGTAATGGAAGTTGGAAAGGTTCAAGATGTATTACTTAAACCTACTCATCCTTACACACAAGGTCTTATGAAGTCTTTCCCATCTTTAAAGGGAGAAAAAACAGAACTTCGTGGAATACCGGGTTTTATGCCAAACTTAGCAGATCAAAATAAAGGTTGTATTTTTGCTCCAAGATGTAGTTTCGCGAAGGAGAAATGTCATAAGGAAGTACCAAAGGAGATTGAAATTACACATGGCCACTTCTCTGCTTGTCATATATATGGGGGTGATTTCAATTGA
- a CDS encoding ABC transporter permease, translated as MNPTNRKNIVFKTLIETLKTNSLLKYGCLILTFILIIVAFAPIFATHNPYELDGELLTPPSKEHWLGTDGLGRDVYSMLVYGARTSLLIGIVSALISGIIGTVIGGIAGYFGGKVDRIISEIINIFLMIPTFFLILIIVALFGSSLVNVMIVIGLTSWPSNARLMRVQAMSLKKRVFVKSVEAMGESHGTILFRYIIPNGIFPVIANTTLSVAGAILTEAGLSFLGLGDPNLISWGQMIFEGKSYMTSAWWISTFSGLATVILVVSFYLIGDGLNTILNPKLKVRK; from the coding sequence ATGAATCCAACCAATAGGAAAAATATTGTTTTTAAAACTCTTATTGAAACATTGAAAACTAATTCACTATTAAAATATGGTTGTTTAATATTAACTTTTATTCTAATAATAGTAGCTTTTGCCCCAATTTTTGCTACACATAATCCCTATGAGCTAGATGGTGAATTATTAACACCTCCTAGTAAAGAGCATTGGTTAGGAACAGACGGACTTGGCAGGGATGTATACAGTATGCTTGTATATGGTGCTAGAACTTCACTTTTGATCGGAATCGTTTCGGCTCTTATTTCCGGAATTATAGGTACTGTAATTGGTGGTATTGCCGGCTATTTTGGGGGTAAAGTGGATCGGATTATATCAGAGATCATAAATATTTTTCTAATGATACCTACTTTCTTTTTAATATTAATCATTGTAGCCTTGTTCGGAAGCAGTCTAGTCAATGTAATGATAGTCATTGGGCTTACTTCATGGCCAAGTAATGCAAGATTAATGAGAGTTCAGGCGATGAGTCTGAAAAAACGAGTATTTGTAAAAAGCGTAGAAGCTATGGGAGAAAGCCATGGAACAATATTATTCAGGTACATTATACCTAATGGAATATTTCCAGTCATTGCGAATACCACATTAAGTGTAGCTGGAGCAATCCTAACGGAAGCGGGATTAAGCTTTTTAGGATTAGGGGATCCAAACTTAATAAGTTGGGGACAGATGATTTTTGAAGGAAAATCCTACATGACATCAGCTTGGTGGATTTCAACATTCTCTGGGCTAGCGACAGTTATTCTTGTTGTAAGTTTTTATTTAATTGGCGATGGGTTGAATACAATTCTTAATCCTAAACTAAAAGTTAGGAAGTAG
- a CDS encoding ABC transporter permease, translated as MKQYILKRVLTGILAVVVVLVLNFFVIHAAPGDPIRILAGRDNPSEEMIVELQKKYGLDQPIYLQLVSYLKNVIQGDFGQSILYNEPVMSLIGHTMGPSLLLALSGAILALIIGTLLGLYASRHQGSKIDTFFSGLAYLFNAMPSFWLGIMLIMIFASWLKILPTSGMLDLRANYTGLPYYIDILKHLILPVATLSLIQIPTYFKLAQTTVLQVTSEDFITTFKATGMSEKKIFYKYVLKNALLPTITVFGISLAYIVTGSALVETVFAWPGTGRLMLDAIMRRDYPLLMGIYLIMSISIAVMMVITDIVYAFIDPRIRYK; from the coding sequence ATGAAACAATATATATTAAAACGAGTACTAACAGGAATACTGGCGGTAGTAGTCGTATTAGTGCTCAATTTCTTTGTTATTCATGCAGCGCCAGGTGATCCGATAAGAATTTTAGCGGGAAGAGATAATCCCTCCGAGGAAATGATAGTAGAACTACAAAAAAAATATGGGCTTGATCAACCGATATATTTACAATTAGTTTCCTACTTAAAGAATGTAATCCAAGGTGATTTTGGTCAGTCAATTTTGTACAACGAGCCGGTAATGAGTCTGATTGGTCATACTATGGGTCCATCGTTACTACTTGCTCTTTCTGGAGCAATTTTAGCTTTAATAATAGGAACTTTGCTCGGACTTTATGCTTCTAGGCATCAGGGATCAAAAATAGATACATTTTTTTCAGGTTTAGCTTATTTATTCAATGCGATGCCTTCATTTTGGCTAGGGATTATGTTAATTATGATTTTTGCCTCATGGTTAAAAATCTTACCAACCTCTGGAATGCTTGATTTAAGAGCGAATTATACAGGTCTACCCTATTATATAGATATTTTAAAGCATTTAATTTTGCCAGTAGCAACACTTTCGCTTATCCAAATACCTACTTATTTTAAGCTAGCTCAAACGACGGTTTTACAAGTAACTTCAGAAGATTTTATTACAACCTTTAAGGCAACAGGGATGAGTGAAAAGAAAATTTTTTATAAGTATGTATTAAAAAATGCTTTACTTCCTACAATTACTGTATTTGGTATTTCACTAGCTTATATTGTAACTGGTTCAGCGCTAGTCGAGACTGTTTTTGCATGGCCAGGTACTGGGCGTCTTATGCTGGATGCGATTATGAGAAGAGACTATCCGTTACTTATGGGTATCTATCTAATCATGTCAATTTCAATCGCAGTTATGATGGTCATAACAGATATTGTCTATGCATTTATTGACCCGAGAATAAGATACAAATAA
- a CDS encoding ABC transporter substrate-binding protein, whose protein sequence is MKRIMFLMLVTVMFISIVGCTDSSSSNTQSSTNESSEKKNEKTAVIALGSDPVHFNPNVGDGGSGYVTSNVLSSLITQDDGFNILPDLAESWDISEDGKIYTFHLQKDVKWHDGEPFKSKDVKWTIDEIIEKKGFIVNQLGSIKEITCPDDQTVVIELKEPNAAILSILSGAVIMPSHLYEGTDWVENSVNQHPIGTGPFKFVEHKRGISVTLEANKDYFKGAPKIDKLVFSVIPDENTVVQSFLNGEVDVIDYSSAITPAAVPSLEKTEGVKVVKTLSNSRQYMIANLEKKPWNDVRVREALAYAIDRDELVKKAHKGYAWRAEGFYTPAVEWAYNDKDVMPERDVEKAKQLLDEAGLTPDKNGVRLKDIEILIFQFPVFTDIAKVVQSNLKEIGIETTISTLEYSAWDEKVRNGDFELTILGGNHGIDPEGLFVRVGTGGAMNLMHYSNPEIDRLLAEGLKTADQDERAVIYKEIQKIMSEEYPVLPLTEWMYIFVMKDYISGHPIDDGIGKVGGAEYSILDVNK, encoded by the coding sequence ATGAAAAGGATAATGTTTTTAATGTTAGTAACAGTGATGTTTATTTCTATAGTAGGATGTACGGATTCTTCCTCTAGTAATACTCAAAGTTCAACTAATGAAAGTTCTGAGAAAAAGAATGAGAAGACTGCTGTCATAGCATTAGGTTCCGATCCTGTACATTTTAACCCAAATGTTGGGGATGGAGGTTCAGGTTATGTTACATCAAACGTTTTGAGTTCCTTAATAACTCAAGATGATGGATTTAATATATTACCTGATCTGGCAGAATCATGGGATATCTCAGAAGATGGGAAAATTTATACTTTCCACTTGCAAAAAGATGTGAAGTGGCATGATGGAGAACCATTTAAATCTAAGGATGTTAAGTGGACTATAGATGAAATTATTGAGAAGAAAGGTTTTATCGTTAACCAATTAGGTTCTATTAAAGAGATAACCTGTCCGGATGATCAAACAGTAGTTATAGAATTGAAAGAGCCTAATGCAGCAATTCTAAGTATTTTATCAGGCGCAGTAATCATGCCATCCCATCTTTATGAGGGAACTGACTGGGTGGAGAATTCAGTAAATCAGCATCCAATTGGGACAGGGCCTTTTAAGTTTGTTGAGCATAAACGAGGTATTAGTGTGACATTAGAAGCAAATAAAGATTATTTTAAAGGTGCACCTAAAATTGACAAATTAGTTTTTTCTGTCATTCCTGATGAAAATACGGTTGTTCAATCCTTCTTAAATGGTGAAGTTGATGTCATTGATTATAGCTCTGCAATTACACCAGCTGCTGTTCCTTCATTGGAAAAAACAGAAGGAGTAAAAGTTGTTAAAACTCTTTCGAACTCAAGACAGTATATGATAGCTAATTTAGAGAAAAAGCCTTGGAATGATGTAAGGGTTAGAGAAGCATTAGCATATGCGATCGATCGTGATGAACTCGTTAAGAAGGCACATAAAGGATATGCATGGAGAGCTGAAGGTTTTTATACTCCAGCAGTTGAGTGGGCATACAATGACAAAGATGTAATGCCTGAGAGGGATGTTGAAAAAGCAAAACAGTTGCTTGACGAAGCTGGATTAACACCTGACAAAAATGGTGTGAGGTTAAAAGATATTGAGATATTAATATTCCAGTTCCCGGTATTTACAGATATCGCAAAAGTTGTTCAGTCAAACTTAAAAGAGATTGGAATAGAAACGACAATATCAACTTTAGAATATTCGGCATGGGATGAAAAAGTTAGAAATGGTGATTTTGAACTTACTATACTTGGTGGTAATCATGGAATTGATCCAGAAGGTTTATTTGTAAGGGTTGGTACTGGGGGTGCTATGAACTTAATGCACTATAGCAATCCAGAAATAGATAGACTATTAGCAGAAGGATTGAAGACTGCTGATCAAGATGAGCGTGCAGTCATTTACAAAGAAATTCAAAAGATCATGTCAGAAGAATATCCTGTACTGCCATTAACAGAATGGATGTATATTTTTGTCATGAAAGATTATATCTCTGGACATCCAATTGACGATGGTATCGGTAAGGTTGGAGGAGCAGAGTATTCAATTTTAGATGTAAATAAATAA
- a CDS encoding prolyl oligopeptidase family serine peptidase has translation MTILKTEIEDNFHGTIVNDPFRWLENSDSLQTKEWDSQQMLATEQYIEAIPQRDIIKDRLENLWDYPKYFVPKKHGDYYYYLKNCGSNNQPNLYRSKNLEAIEETEEVIIDVNSLSNDGTIAITNLSFHSNGTLLAYALSEKGSDWQEFQILNLKSLEHYSEKIVWCKFSSIAWEKDGNGFYYNRYPEAHNELNDENHFNKVYWHSLNTDQRADEVIFEYLEDQQMLFYPSITSDNSYLILHAGRGTEHRSRYLYKDLSTPNSKFKWLLKDGDALYSFIGKKENQLYFFTDKEAPNGQIISISIDSPENENWKVVIPEMDESISSIEIIADHLVVSYIRHASYCLKVFTTSGNFIKEIPMPELGTIVEFHGKEEDDELYFSFTSFLSPTSIYKYSFETGQVTAVFKSSFQLDPSEYKTEQVFYHSKDGTKIPMFLTYKKGMKRDGQNPALLYGYGGYHISLTPSFSASNLLWLENGGIYAVANIRGGGEYGLSWHEAGMKEKKQNVFDDFIAAAEYLISEGYTNSAKLAIMGGSNGGLLVAACMIQRPELFGAIICNVPVLDMLRFQKFTVGRFWVTEFGDPEATREEFEVLYAYSPLHNIENRVQYPPILITTADSDDRVVPAHARKFTAALQDANPQATKPILLRIEKGAGHGLGKPLEKIIGEHTDIFAFLFKHLEV, from the coding sequence ATGACAATATTAAAGACGGAAATAGAAGATAATTTTCACGGTACCATTGTTAATGACCCCTTTCGTTGGTTAGAAAACTCAGATTCACTTCAAACGAAAGAATGGGATTCACAGCAAATGCTGGCAACAGAACAGTATATTGAGGCAATTCCACAAAGAGATATCATAAAAGATAGACTAGAAAACCTTTGGGATTATCCTAAATATTTTGTTCCGAAAAAACACGGGGACTATTATTATTATTTAAAAAATTGCGGTTCAAATAATCAGCCTAATCTTTATCGCTCAAAAAATTTAGAAGCCATTGAAGAAACAGAAGAAGTAATCATTGATGTCAATTCATTGAGTAATGATGGAACGATCGCTATTACCAATCTCTCATTTCATTCCAATGGTACGTTACTTGCCTATGCACTTTCTGAAAAGGGAAGTGACTGGCAGGAATTCCAAATATTAAATTTAAAGTCTTTGGAGCATTATTCTGAAAAGATTGTGTGGTGCAAATTTTCGAGTATCGCATGGGAAAAAGATGGAAATGGATTTTATTATAATCGCTATCCAGAGGCACATAATGAATTGAATGACGAAAATCACTTTAATAAAGTGTATTGGCATTCGTTGAATACAGATCAGCGTGCGGATGAGGTTATCTTTGAGTACCTCGAAGATCAGCAAATGCTGTTTTATCCTTCCATTACAAGTGATAATTCTTATTTAATTCTTCATGCAGGCAGGGGGACAGAACATAGAAGCAGATATCTTTATAAAGATTTATCAACTCCAAATAGTAAATTTAAGTGGCTTTTAAAAGATGGGGATGCCCTTTATTCATTTATTGGCAAAAAAGAAAATCAATTGTATTTTTTTACGGATAAAGAAGCTCCAAATGGCCAGATCATTAGTATTTCAATTGATTCGCCAGAAAATGAGAATTGGAAGGTCGTTATCCCTGAGATGGACGAGTCCATTTCTTCTATAGAAATCATAGCTGATCACTTAGTTGTTTCCTATATTCGTCACGCATCCTATTGTTTAAAGGTCTTCACTACGTCTGGAAATTTTATAAAAGAAATTCCTATGCCTGAACTAGGAACGATTGTTGAGTTTCATGGGAAAGAAGAGGACGATGAGCTTTATTTTAGTTTTACATCCTTTTTATCACCTACTTCCATTTACAAATATAGTTTTGAAACTGGACAAGTTACTGCTGTATTCAAGTCTTCCTTTCAGCTTGATCCTTCTGAATACAAAACTGAACAAGTCTTTTATCATTCAAAAGACGGTACAAAAATACCGATGTTTTTAACATATAAAAAGGGAATGAAACGGGATGGACAAAATCCAGCTCTTCTGTATGGATATGGTGGATATCATATCTCCTTAACCCCTTCATTTTCAGCATCAAATCTATTATGGCTGGAAAACGGAGGCATATATGCAGTTGCGAATATTCGCGGAGGAGGCGAATATGGACTTTCCTGGCATGAAGCTGGTATGAAGGAAAAAAAGCAGAATGTGTTTGATGACTTTATTGCTGCAGCGGAATATTTAATTTCAGAGGGATATACGAATTCAGCAAAATTAGCAATAATGGGGGGCAGTAATGGTGGACTGCTTGTAGCTGCTTGTATGATACAAAGACCAGAACTTTTTGGTGCAATAATCTGTAATGTTCCAGTTTTAGACATGCTCCGTTTTCAAAAATTTACAGTTGGAAGGTTTTGGGTTACAGAATTTGGTGACCCAGAAGCAACGCGTGAGGAATTCGAAGTTTTATATGCATACTCACCATTGCATAATATTGAGAATAGAGTTCAGTACCCACCAATATTAATTACAACTGCCGATTCAGATGACCGTGTCGTCCCTGCGCATGCCCGTAAGTTTACGGCAGCATTACAGGATGCAAATCCACAAGCTACTAAGCCAATATTATTAAGAATCGAGAAAGGCGCAGGCCATGGGTTAGGAAAGCCCTTAGAAAAAATAATTGGTGAACATACTGATATTTTTGCTTTTCTATTTAAACACTTAGAGGTATAA